One Temnothorax longispinosus isolate EJ_2023e chromosome 8, Tlon_JGU_v1, whole genome shotgun sequence genomic region harbors:
- the LOC139818234 gene encoding uncharacterized protein, whose product MTEILNIGGEPVFDDRIVKIETHTYNPYANTTFKTLPVTRAAGQADNVVLGNNCVAFMFDEIRYELDGVEIDHCRNVGITSTLKNYVTVSSDRSVILRNAGWESHNNVNGYFNFCVSLNLLLGFCEDYKRVVINARHELILIRARNNNSLEGSLALESTIKILKIQWRMPHVVLNEIKKLSMLRALEDGRYLSMDFRSWDLYEYPLLQNTTKHSWAIKTATQLEKPRYVVFALQTGRKNVMAADTSRFDDCNLTNVKLYLNSEVYPYDNLNLDFGKHR is encoded by the exons ATGACTGAAATTCTTAACATCGGAGGCGAGCCGGTCTTTGACGATCGCATCGTCAAGATCGAGACTCACACGTACAACccgtacgccaacacaacgtTCAA AACATTGCCGGTGACCAGAGCAGCCGGCCAAGCCGATAACGTGGTATTGGGGAATAATTGCGTCGCGTTCATGTTCGATGaaattcgatacgagctcgaCGGTGTGGAGATTGATCACTGCAGAAACGTAGGAATAACCAGCACGCTCAAGAACTACGTTACGGTATCGTCCGACAGAAGCGTGATTTTGCGAAACGCGGGCTGGGAATCACATAATAACGTGAACGGATACTTCAATTTCTGTGTATCGCTCAACCTGTTACTGGGATTTTGCGAagattacaaacgcgtggtgatcaacgctcgtcacgaattgATCTTGATACGAGCGCGCAACAACAATTCCTTAGAGGGAAGTCTCGCGTTGGAGTCTACTATCAAAATACTCAAGATACAATGGCGAATGCCTCATGTGGTATTGAACGAGATCAAAAAGCTGTCGATGCTGCGCGCCTTGGAAGACGGACGATATCTAAGTATGGAtttccgttcgtgggatctgtacgaGTATCCCCTGTTGCAGAACACGACCAAGCACTCGTGGGCCATTAAGACCGCGACTCAGCTCGAGAAACCGCGATACGTCGTCTTCGCTCTGCAGACGGGTCGGAAGAACGTCATGGCCGCCGACACAAGCCGATTCGACGACTGCAACTTGACCAACGTAAAACTCTATCTAAACTCGGAAGTTTATCCGTACGATAACCTGAATTTGGACTTTGGCAAACACAGATAA